A window from Dama dama isolate Ldn47 chromosome 11, ASM3311817v1, whole genome shotgun sequence encodes these proteins:
- the PTGES gene encoding prostaglandin E synthase yields the protein MPPSGLELMNGQVLPAFLLCSALLVIKMYVVAIITGQVRLRKKAFANPEDAQRHGGLQYCRNDPDVERCLRAHRNDMETIYPFLFLGFVYSFLGPNPFVARMHFLVFFLGRMVHTVAYLGKLRAPTRSLAYTLAQLPCASMALQIVWEAARHL from the exons ATGCCGCCCTCCGGCCTGGAGCTGATGAACGGCCAGGTGCTCCCCGCCTTTCTGCTCTGCAGCGCGCTGCTGGTCATTAAGATGTACGTGGTGGCCATCATCACCGGCCAAGTGAGGCTGCGGAAGAAG GCTTTTGCCAACCCCGAGGATGCTCAGAGACATGGAGGCCTCCAGTATTGCCGGAACGACCCAGATGTGGAACGCTGCCTCAG AGCCCACCGGAACGACATGGAGACCATCTACCCCTTCCTGTTCCTGGGCTTTGTCTACTCCTTCCTCGGGCCGAACCCCTTCGTCGCCCGGATGCACTTCCTGGTCTTCTTCCTGGGCCGCATGGTGCACACCGTGGCCTATCTGGGGAAACTGCGGGCGCCCACCCGCTCCCTGGCCTACACCCTGGCCCAGCTCCCCTGCGCCTCCATGGCCCTGCAGATTGTCTGGGAGGCAGCCCGCCACCTGTGA